One Brassica napus cultivar Da-Ae chromosome C4, Da-Ae, whole genome shotgun sequence genomic region harbors:
- the LOC106427003 gene encoding phosphoinositide phospholipase C 7 isoform X1, with the protein MSNQTYRFGFFRRKYHHAASVAPPEVKILFENYSEKGVMSVDHLLRFLTDVQKQDKATREEAQAIVNASSSLLHRNCLHLDNFFKYLFGVDNSPIASHEVHQDMDDPLSHYFIFTGHNSYLTGNQLSSDCSEVPIIEALQKGVKVIELDLWPNSDEDGIDVVHGRTLTSPVELIKCLRAIKAHAFDVSDYPVVVTLEDHLTPQLQAKVAEMLTETFGDMLFAPPPGECLKELPSPEFLKKRILISTKPPKEYKESKHEHVVNKGNNISDGGDKNVSEGDEDEDDDEDDEVDQVTKSAAPEYKHLIAIQAGKPKGGMTECLKVDPDKVRRLSLSEEQLEDASEKYGTQIVRFTQQNVLRIYPKGTRIMSSNYDPLVGWSHGAQMVAFNMQGQGKSLWIMRGMFRANGGCGYVKKPDILLNNNAVFDPQASLPVKTTLRVTIYMGEGWYDDFPRTHFDSYSPPDFYARVGIAGVPVDTVMKKTKTLEDDWIPAWEEVFEFPLTVPQLALLRIEVLDYDMSEKDDFGGQTCLPVWELRQGIRAVPLHNEDGVKCRSVKLLVRFEFV; encoded by the exons ATGTCGAACCAGACGTACAGATTCGGCTTCTTCCGTCGGAAGTATCATCACGCAGCTTCGGTGGCACCACCTGAGGTCAAGATCCTTTTCGAGAATTACTCCGAGAAAGGGGTCATGTCTGTCGATCATCTCCTTAGGTTTCTAACAGATGTTCAGAAACAAGATAAAGCGACGAGAGAGGAAGCTCAAGCGATCGTCAATGCCTCATCCTCTCTTCTTCATCGCAATTGTCTCCACCTTGATAATTTCTTTAAATATCTTTTCGGTGTTGACAACTCTCCTATCGCTTCTCATGAG gttcaTCAAGACATGGATGATCCATTGtcacattattttatattcacgGGGCATAATTCGTATTTAACGGGTAATCAGCTGAGTAGTGACTGCAGTGAAGTACCTATAATAGAAGCATTGCAAAAAGGTGTCAAGGTCATTGAATTGGATCTTTGGCCAAACTCTGATGAAGACGGTATCGATGTTGTTCATGGAAG GACTCTCACGTCACCTGTGGAGCTGATCAAATGTCTTAGAGCTATTAAAGCGCACGCCTTTGATGTATCTGATTATCCCGTTGTTGTAACTCTTGAAGACCATCTTACTCCACAACTCCAGGCTAAAGTTGCtgag ATGCTTACTGAAACATTTGGAGACATGTTGTTTGCTCCTCCTCCTGGAGAATGCTTAAAGGAACTCCCATCgcccgagtttttgaaaaaacgTATTCTTATTTCAACCAAACCTCCCAAAGAGTATAAGGAATCAAAACATGAGCATGTTGTGAACAAAGGTAACAACATTTCAGATGGTGGTGACAAG AATGTTTCAGAAGGAGATGAGGATGAAGATGACGACGAGGATGATGAAGTAGATCAGGTTACGAAGAGTGCAGCACCGGAATACAAGCATCTGATTGCAATCCAAGCTGGGAAACCGAAAGGCGGAATGACTGAATGTTTGAAAGTGGATCCTGATAAAGTACGACGGCTTAGCTTGAGTGAAGAACAACTTGAAGATGCATCAGAAAAATATGGCACACAGATTGTGAG GTTTACTCAGCAGAATGTGCTTCGGATTTACCCAAAAGGAACTAGAATTATGTCATCAAACTACGACCCTCTGGTTGGTTGGAGCCATGGTGCTCAAATGGTTGCTTTCAATATGCAG GGACAAGGAAAATCATTGTGGATAATGCGAGGAATGTTTAGAGCGAACGGAGGATGTGGCTACGTCAAGAAACCCGATATTCTGCTAAACAACAACGCTGTATTTGACCCTCAAGCTTCATTACCtgtaaaaacaacactaagg GTAACTATATACATGGGAGAAGGATGGTATGATGATTTTCCCCGCACACACTTCGATAGTTATTCCCCACCTGATTTCTATGCCAGG GTCGGAATTGCTGGAGTTCCCGTGGATACTGTAATGAAGAAGACGAAAACCTTAGAAGATGATTGGATACCAGCTTGGGAGGAGGTTTTTGAGTTTCCGTTAACAGTTCCACAGCTTGCTCTTCTGCGTATAGAAGTACTTGACTATGACATGTCGGAGAAAGATGATTTTGGAGGTCAAACTTGCTTGCCAGTTTGGGAACTGAGGCAAGGAATACGTGCCGTTCCTCTGCATAACGAGGATGGGGTCAAGTGTAGATCGGTGAAGCTTCTTGTGCGGTTCGAGTTTGTGTAA
- the LOC106427003 gene encoding phosphoinositide phospholipase C 7 isoform X2 → MSNQTYRFGFFRRKYHHAASVAPPEVKILFENYSEKGVMSVDHLLRFLTDVQKQDKATREEAQAIVNASSSLLHRNCLHLDNFFKYLFGVDNSPIASHEVHQDMDDPLSHYFIFTGHNSYLTGNQLSSDCSEVPIIEALQKGVKVIELDLWPNSDEDGIDVVHGRTLTSPVELIKCLRAIKAHAFDVSDYPVVVTLEDHLTPQLQAKVAEMLTETFGDMLFAPPPGECLKELPSPEFLKKRILISTKPPKEYKESKHEHVVNKGNNISDGGDKNVSEGDEDEDDDEDDEVDQVTKSAAPEYKHLIAIQAGKPKGGMTECLKVDPDKVRRLSLSEEQLEDASEKYGTQIVRFTQQNVLRIYPKGTRIMSSNYDPLVGWSHGAQMVAFNMQGQGKSLWIMRGMFRANGGCGYVKKPDILLNNNAVFDPQASLPVKTTLRVTIYMGEGWSELLEFPWIL, encoded by the exons ATGTCGAACCAGACGTACAGATTCGGCTTCTTCCGTCGGAAGTATCATCACGCAGCTTCGGTGGCACCACCTGAGGTCAAGATCCTTTTCGAGAATTACTCCGAGAAAGGGGTCATGTCTGTCGATCATCTCCTTAGGTTTCTAACAGATGTTCAGAAACAAGATAAAGCGACGAGAGAGGAAGCTCAAGCGATCGTCAATGCCTCATCCTCTCTTCTTCATCGCAATTGTCTCCACCTTGATAATTTCTTTAAATATCTTTTCGGTGTTGACAACTCTCCTATCGCTTCTCATGAG gttcaTCAAGACATGGATGATCCATTGtcacattattttatattcacgGGGCATAATTCGTATTTAACGGGTAATCAGCTGAGTAGTGACTGCAGTGAAGTACCTATAATAGAAGCATTGCAAAAAGGTGTCAAGGTCATTGAATTGGATCTTTGGCCAAACTCTGATGAAGACGGTATCGATGTTGTTCATGGAAG GACTCTCACGTCACCTGTGGAGCTGATCAAATGTCTTAGAGCTATTAAAGCGCACGCCTTTGATGTATCTGATTATCCCGTTGTTGTAACTCTTGAAGACCATCTTACTCCACAACTCCAGGCTAAAGTTGCtgag ATGCTTACTGAAACATTTGGAGACATGTTGTTTGCTCCTCCTCCTGGAGAATGCTTAAAGGAACTCCCATCgcccgagtttttgaaaaaacgTATTCTTATTTCAACCAAACCTCCCAAAGAGTATAAGGAATCAAAACATGAGCATGTTGTGAACAAAGGTAACAACATTTCAGATGGTGGTGACAAG AATGTTTCAGAAGGAGATGAGGATGAAGATGACGACGAGGATGATGAAGTAGATCAGGTTACGAAGAGTGCAGCACCGGAATACAAGCATCTGATTGCAATCCAAGCTGGGAAACCGAAAGGCGGAATGACTGAATGTTTGAAAGTGGATCCTGATAAAGTACGACGGCTTAGCTTGAGTGAAGAACAACTTGAAGATGCATCAGAAAAATATGGCACACAGATTGTGAG GTTTACTCAGCAGAATGTGCTTCGGATTTACCCAAAAGGAACTAGAATTATGTCATCAAACTACGACCCTCTGGTTGGTTGGAGCCATGGTGCTCAAATGGTTGCTTTCAATATGCAG GGACAAGGAAAATCATTGTGGATAATGCGAGGAATGTTTAGAGCGAACGGAGGATGTGGCTACGTCAAGAAACCCGATATTCTGCTAAACAACAACGCTGTATTTGACCCTCAAGCTTCATTACCtgtaaaaacaacactaagg GTAACTATATACATGGGAGAAGGATG GTCGGAATTGCTGGAGTTCCCGTGGATACTGTAA